A section of the Humulus lupulus chromosome 2, drHumLupu1.1, whole genome shotgun sequence genome encodes:
- the LOC133815458 gene encoding uncharacterized protein LOC133815458 — protein MVAVKEMFKAKIDMASFAALNFSIKVSHDLLFDSPLKVHWAKFVWERFSVPKHRFVLWLAMLQRLRTRIFIQKYNSAIDPSCLFCGDYDEDVHHLFFQCKYSRQCLLQVKEWLGWKVKTEDYENLLQWIGKTSRWSRFQKSTLIAVIASLIYHIWRVRNDTLWSQKVWSIAHTVQAIQKDIRLRIYPLISSKTKSLDKDWFHVICQNS, from the coding sequence atgGTGGCTGTTAAGGAGATGTTTAAAGCTAAAATTGATATGGCATCCTTTGCAGCGTTGAACTTCAGTATCAAAGTAAGTCATGACTTATTGTTCGATTCCCCTCTCAAAGTTCATTGGGCAAAGTTTGTTTGGGAGAGATTTTCTGTACCAAAGCACAGATTTGTACTCTGGTTAGCCATGCTGCAGAGACTGCGCACCAGAATATTCATTCAAAAGTATAACTCAGCCATTGATCCATCTTGCCTATTCTGTGGAGACTATGATGAAGATGTTCATCACCTATTTTTTCAATGCAAATATAGTAGACAATGTCTATTACAGGTGAAAGAGTGGCTGGGTTGGAAAGTCAAAACAGAGGATTATGAAAATTTGCTGCAATGGATTGGGAAAACAAGTAGATGGAGCAGGTTTCAGAAAAGCACCTTGATAGCTGTTATTGCTTCTTTGATTTATCATATTTGGAGAGTGAGAAATGACACTCTGTGGTCACAAAAGGTTTGGTCCATAGCTCATACAGTCCAAGCAATACAAAAGGATATTAGATTGAGGATATACCCTTTAATTTCAAGCAAAACAAAGTCCTTAGATAAAGATTGGTTCCATGTAATTTGTCAAAATAGTTAA